One genomic segment of Micromonospora sp. WMMC415 includes these proteins:
- a CDS encoding [protein-PII] uridylyltransferase, with translation MTSSTTTTASGHPGNGDARGVVDEVVGVPAGIGATARAGRADAYDAWLRGLLPARDGVALVAVGGLGRRQCAPYGDLDLLLLHAGVPGVDDLAAGIWYPVWDAGLRLDHSVRTVAEALSVAQDDVKVALGLLDARFVAGDEALAAQLTRTATDHWRRTAVRQLPGLREITAARWETHGELAFLLEGDLKEAAGGLRDVGILRAVAIAGITDALRPAVRAAHLRLLDTRDALHTQVGRRVDRLVAQERDGVAALLGLRQPQPDASDAAQRPRVVGRAGEGGGSDAEPGGEAVIGDGDALLRRVAGDARTVRHALDDAFRAADRLHAGRRRGADGRPVRRPVARDVVEHDGELVLARAAIGARPDPSLSLRVAAAAAATRLPIARATCEWLAAYCPPLPTPWPAEARAALITLLGAGPGLVTAWETCDRYGLVDGWLPEWTRLRSRPQHNPVHRFTLDRHLVQTAYEASRHTREVDRPDLLLLGALLHDVGKGLSGDHSVVGAPVAEAVAARIGLPEHEVALIGSLVRLHLLLPDVATRRDLADPKTIAGVAAKVGDTTTLDLLHALVRADAVATGPAAWSDWKGRLIAELVARVRTTLDTGVLPEPPAPDPALVAGPLPVVHLTGDRVAVAAADRRGLLATVAGCLALHRLDVISADASTVDGRALVEFRVQPRYGLAPDPIALAADLRRAVAGDVSVTQRLRGRALAARSEGAAPRVVWHREAATDAVVLELRAADAAGLLYRVTGALDETGAQVRAARISTLGADVVDAFYLVGGWPDAATRAEVEAAVLAAV, from the coding sequence ATGACCTCGTCGACCACCACCACCGCGTCGGGACACCCCGGCAACGGCGACGCGCGCGGTGTGGTCGACGAGGTCGTCGGCGTTCCCGCCGGGATCGGAGCCACCGCCCGGGCCGGCCGCGCCGACGCGTACGACGCCTGGCTGCGGGGACTGCTACCGGCCCGGGACGGCGTCGCCCTCGTCGCCGTCGGCGGGCTCGGGCGGCGGCAGTGCGCCCCGTACGGGGACCTCGACCTGCTGCTGCTCCACGCCGGGGTGCCCGGCGTGGACGACCTGGCCGCCGGCATCTGGTACCCGGTCTGGGACGCCGGGCTGCGGCTCGACCACTCGGTGCGGACGGTCGCCGAGGCGCTCTCGGTGGCCCAGGACGACGTCAAGGTGGCCCTCGGGCTGCTCGACGCCCGCTTCGTCGCGGGCGACGAGGCACTCGCCGCGCAGCTCACCCGCACCGCCACCGACCACTGGCGGCGCACTGCCGTCCGGCAGCTGCCCGGGCTGCGGGAGATCACCGCCGCCCGCTGGGAGACCCACGGGGAGCTCGCGTTCCTCCTGGAGGGCGACCTGAAGGAGGCCGCCGGCGGGCTGCGGGACGTGGGCATCCTCCGGGCGGTCGCGATCGCCGGCATCACCGACGCGCTGCGCCCCGCGGTCCGCGCCGCCCACCTGCGTCTGCTGGACACCCGCGACGCCCTTCACACGCAGGTCGGCCGCCGCGTCGACCGGCTCGTCGCCCAGGAACGCGACGGGGTCGCCGCCCTGCTGGGGCTGCGCCAGCCGCAGCCCGATGCGTCGGACGCCGCGCAGCGACCGCGAGTCGTCGGGCGAGCGGGCGAGGGCGGCGGGTCCGACGCCGAGCCGGGCGGGGAAGCCGTGATCGGCGACGGTGACGCCCTGTTGCGCCGGGTCGCCGGCGACGCCCGCACGGTCCGCCACGCCCTCGACGACGCCTTCCGGGCCGCCGACCGGCTGCACGCCGGTCGCCGCCGCGGCGCCGACGGCCGCCCGGTCCGCCGGCCGGTCGCCCGGGACGTGGTGGAGCACGACGGCGAGCTGGTGCTGGCGCGCGCCGCGATCGGGGCACGCCCGGACCCGAGCCTGTCGCTGCGGGTCGCCGCCGCCGCGGCCGCCACCCGGCTGCCGATCGCCCGGGCCACCTGTGAGTGGCTCGCCGCGTACTGCCCGCCGCTGCCGACCCCGTGGCCCGCCGAGGCGCGCGCCGCCCTGATCACGCTGCTCGGGGCCGGCCCCGGCCTGGTGACGGCGTGGGAGACCTGCGACCGGTACGGACTGGTCGACGGCTGGCTCCCGGAGTGGACCCGGTTGCGGAGCCGGCCGCAGCACAACCCCGTGCACCGGTTCACCCTCGACCGGCACCTGGTGCAGACCGCGTACGAGGCGAGCCGGCACACCCGCGAGGTCGACCGGCCGGACCTGCTGCTGCTCGGCGCGCTGCTGCACGACGTCGGCAAGGGCCTGTCGGGGGATCACAGTGTGGTCGGCGCGCCGGTCGCCGAGGCGGTCGCCGCCCGGATCGGCCTGCCCGAGCACGAGGTGGCGCTGATCGGCTCGCTGGTCCGGCTGCACCTGCTCCTGCCCGACGTGGCCACCCGGCGGGACCTCGCGGACCCGAAGACCATCGCCGGTGTCGCGGCGAAGGTCGGCGACACGACCACCCTCGACCTGCTGCACGCGCTGGTGCGGGCCGACGCGGTGGCCACCGGGCCGGCCGCCTGGTCGGACTGGAAGGGGCGGCTCATCGCCGAACTGGTCGCCCGGGTCCGCACCACGCTGGACACCGGCGTGCTGCCGGAGCCGCCCGCCCCGGACCCGGCGCTGGTGGCGGGCCCGCTGCCGGTCGTACACCTGACCGGGGACCGGGTGGCGGTGGCCGCGGCGGACCGGCGGGGCCTGCTCGCGACGGTGGCCGGCTGCCTGGCCCTGCACCGGCTCGACGTGATCTCCGCGGACGCCTCGACGGTCGACGGGCGCGCGCTGGTCGAGTTCCGGGTCCAGCCCCGCTACGGCCTCGCGCCGGACCCGATCGCGCTCGCCGCCGACCTGCGGCGGGCGGTCGCCGGGGACGTGTCGGTCACCCAGCGGCTGCGGGGGCGGGCGCTCGCCGCCCGGAGCGAGGGGGCCGCACCGCGGGTCGTGTGGCACCGCGAGGCGGCCACCGACGCGGTGGTGCTGGAGCTGCGGGCGGCCGACGCCGCCGGGCTGCTCTACCGGGTCACCGGCGCGCTGGACGAGACCGGCGCCCAGGTGCGGGCGGCCCGGATCTCCACCCTGGGCGCGGACGTCGTGGACGCCTTCTACCTGGTCGGCGGCTGGCCCGACGCCGCCACCCGAGCCGAGGTGGAAGCGGCCGTCCTGGCGGCGGTGTGA